The following are encoded together in the Acanthochromis polyacanthus isolate Apoly-LR-REF ecotype Palm Island chromosome 14, KAUST_Apoly_ChrSc, whole genome shotgun sequence genome:
- the LOC110952571 gene encoding zinc finger protein 239-like, which translates to MLDKSSEEVQPQSGHCSDCGCTFTLPQSDSDPESSDTPKRPTDSPSKCPSCRAGSSPTNGRRPHRRVPLDPHSCSLCTKTFISSAHLTLHLASHNKERKFRCSTCGKYFHQSSHLMAHKIIHSGDRPFKCPDCGKTFGRASHLKTHRRLHTGEKPFKCTYCDKSFTQKAGLLAHVRLHTGERPYKCERCGEGFRSLSLLLSHKAQEASGQAKPGSTPPLNQPQKTQGNTEDLKCGVCCRTFVRSSYIRLHIRLNKGQRPYHCKVCNKTFVKLDTFVNHCDKHLRQKKEKNKVVNDKVVKPPLFVPLSRPPTPESSPTEPLSSEVNTRSRAKAKSKTEP; encoded by the coding sequence ATGCTGGACAAAAGCAGTGAAGAAGTGCAGCCCCAGTCTGGACACTGCTCAGACTGTGGCTGCACTTTCACCCTACCACAGTCAGACTCTGACCCAGAGTCCAGTGACACCCCCAAACGGCCAACAGACAGCCCCTCCAAATGCCCATCCTGCCGGGCGGGCAGCAGCCCCACCAACGGTCGGAGGCCCCACCGCCGAGTCCCCCTCGACCCCCACAGCTGCAGCCTGTGCACCAAGACCTTCATCTCCTCGGCCCACCTCACCCTCCACCTCGCCTCGCACAACAAGGAGAGGAAGTTCAGGTGCAGCACCTGTGGCAAGTACTTCCATCAGTCCTCCCACCTGATGGCACACAAGATAATCCACAGCGGAGACAGGCCCTTCAAATGTCCAGATTGTGGTAAGACCTTCGGCCGAGCCTCCCATCTGAAAACCCACCGCCGGCTCCACACGGGGGAGAAACCTTTCAAGTGCACCTACTGCGACAAGTCGTTCACCCAGAAGGCCGGGCTTCTGGCACATGTTCGCCTCCACACCGGGGAGAGGCCGTACAAGTGTGAGCGGTGTGGCGAGGGCTTTCgctccttgtccctgctgctctCTCACAAGGCTCAGGAGGCATCCGGACAGGCCAAACCAGGGTCCACACCACCGCTCAACCAGCCTCAGAAGACACAAGGCAACACAGAGGATCTCAAGTGTGGCGTCTGCTGTCGCACCTTTGTCCGATCTTCATACATCAGGCTGCACATACGCCTCAACAAAGGACAGCGACCTTATCACTGCAAAGTGTGCAACAAGACCTTTGTGAAGCTGGATACGTTTGTGAACCACTGTGACAAACACTTAAggcagaaaaaggagaagaacaaGGTGGTTAATGATAAAGTGGTTAAACCTCCTCTGTTTGTTCCGCTCTCCAGGCCTCCTACTCCTGAGTCTTCGCCCACTGAGCCTTTATCTTCAGAGGTCAACACGCGCTCCAGAGCAAAAGCAAAGAGTAAGACAGAGCCATGA